From the genome of Pyrobaculum sp. 3827-6, one region includes:
- a CDS encoding DUF373 family protein yields MRVLVLYVDRDGDLKAQGFETPVVGRDEVLRLAIRYILANPDDSDANAVFAAVKIYDRLTSEYGVENTNVAVISGSPDPAVADVVVVKELEQVLALYDADAIYFVSDGPSDEAAIPAIQSKRPVMSVYRVVVKQARGVEETVTLFRYYLNKAVKEPEYRRYTVGIPALLIFILLFGNTFNIEIIRYMINIVFLFMAFFIMIYGFGIYDFLRDVLKRYEVTFIITVVSMFIVVIYLASLFLGVQIIPSYVLLAVVVIPYVSYVSEAYIINKKIKYGGIVAGGVTFSFFHLLFPVITKQGGNLVEVLTAIGEFLAAVFLIVVAVYIARRVLER; encoded by the coding sequence GTGCGTGTTCTTGTTTTATACGTCGATAGAGACGGCGATTTAAAGGCCCAGGGATTTGAGACGCCTGTTGTAGGGAGAGACGAGGTGTTGAGGCTGGCAATTAGGTATATACTGGCAAACCCGGACGACTCAGATGCAAACGCCGTGTTCGCCGCCGTGAAGATATACGATAGGCTGACCTCTGAATATGGAGTTGAGAACACAAATGTGGCTGTGATCAGCGGCTCTCCAGATCCGGCGGTGGCTGATGTAGTTGTGGTTAAGGAGTTGGAGCAGGTGTTGGCGCTGTACGACGCGGATGCTATTTATTTCGTCTCTGACGGGCCCAGCGACGAGGCGGCGATTCCAGCAATTCAGTCGAAGAGGCCTGTGATGTCTGTCTATAGAGTAGTGGTGAAACAGGCGAGAGGCGTCGAGGAGACGGTCACGCTTTTTAGATACTATCTAAACAAGGCTGTTAAAGAGCCGGAGTATCGCAGATACACCGTGGGCATACCTGCGCTTCTAATCTTTATCCTACTTTTTGGAAATACTTTTAACATAGAAATTATTAGATACATGATAAATATTGTATTTTTATTTATGGCTTTCTTTATAATGATATATGGATTCGGTATTTATGATTTTCTTAGAGATGTATTAAAGAGATATGAAGTGACTTTTATCATAACGGTGGTATCTATGTTTATAGTAGTTATCTACCTGGCGTCTCTCTTTCTAGGAGTGCAGATAATACCTAGCTACGTACTGTTAGCGGTCGTAGTCATTCCCTACGTGTCCTATGTAAGTGAGGCGTATATAATAAACAAGAAAATTAAGTACGGCGGTATAGTGGCGGGGGGCGTAACCTTCTCCTTCTTTCACCTCCTCTTCCCAGTTATTACCAAACAGGGGGGTAATCTCGTAGAGGTGTTGACGGCTATCGGCGAGTTTCTAGCCGCGGTGTTTCTCATCGTGGTGGCGGTTTATATCGCTAGGCGTGTTTTAGAGAGGTAA
- the ileS gene encoding isoleucine--tRNA ligase — MSNGDYIRLLPNYNPHAVERAVEEFWEKRKIFEKWKSWRGGPVFAFLEGPPTTNGMPHVGHIRGRTYKDVVIRFHRLLGYDVWVQGGWDMQGMPVEWEVEKKLKLRSKKDIERYGLERFALECNSLVEEYLGYWREWGTRRLGLWLDLESAYETRQPRYLEYAWRVVKKAHEEGLLVEDYRVLWFCPRCETSLSDHEVALGYDEREDPSIYVKFRVEGSSDEYLVIWTTTPWTIVDNEAVAVHPDYVYAKVEVEGGERWWLAEALVPALMAKFGVRSWRVVERRRGSELVGTAYVHPLAEEVPERAGRSHRVVAADFVTLDQGTGLVHIAPGHGPEDFELAKKYGLPVTNSVEINGVYNELGGKYAGRHVYDVDKEVVKDLRAKGLLVHEERVRHEYPHCWRCGSKLILRADRQWFIAISRIRERMYSELQRVNVVPTKLRDRFDVFVQNARDWNISRSRVWGTPLPVWRCRKDGRILVVGSLEELKKLAKELPPVDDFRLVHRPWIDQVKISTPDCEEWVREPYVMDVWLDSGIAWIAAVDGERNRELWQRLYPYDFVTEGIDQTRGWFYSLLATSVLYTGKAPYKTVLIQGLILDKHGQKMSKSRGNVIWARDLFEKYGADPVRLYILSKAAPWEDLSFDPDEVKHVVSDLNILWNVVRFADTYMSLDGFTADKYPLSQWIDKALDEDRWLLSELNTLVADFSDYVKNIELHKAANALREFIVETLSHRYVRLLRRRVWSEEQTPDKYAAYAVLHHVLKNVLILASIMVPFVAEYLWQAYVRKYDKEAPESVHLSQYPSPGPVERELVEAFRELFTAFSALAEARNRAGIKLRWPVREAYINGGRYTERYAELLKYLGNVKEVKTGPCPQDYVKAAEGGVEACIPGKLEPDLYYEALARELIRRIQVMRKEAGLDIGDTISVVVDTSSADVKEAVSRYRDYIARETRAVEVAIGEAKNGRRWDISGEEVSIEVQKA; from the coding sequence ATGTCTAATGGGGATTATATTAGGCTACTTCCGAACTACAACCCCCACGCAGTAGAGAGAGCTGTTGAGGAATTTTGGGAGAAGCGCAAGATTTTTGAGAAGTGGAAGTCGTGGCGCGGCGGGCCTGTGTTCGCGTTTCTTGAGGGGCCGCCTACCACAAACGGGATGCCCCATGTGGGCCACATCAGAGGCCGCACTTATAAAGACGTCGTCATACGCTTCCACCGTCTGCTGGGGTACGACGTGTGGGTCCAGGGCGGCTGGGATATGCAGGGTATGCCGGTTGAGTGGGAGGTTGAGAAGAAGCTCAAGCTGAGGTCGAAGAAGGATATTGAGCGGTACGGGCTGGAGAGGTTCGCCTTGGAGTGCAACTCGCTGGTGGAGGAGTACCTGGGGTACTGGAGGGAGTGGGGGACGAGGCGGCTGGGGCTGTGGCTAGATTTGGAGAGCGCATACGAGACTAGGCAACCCCGCTATCTTGAATACGCCTGGCGCGTCGTGAAGAAGGCTCACGAAGAGGGCCTCCTCGTCGAGGACTACAGGGTGTTGTGGTTCTGCCCCCGTTGCGAGACTTCTCTCAGCGATCACGAGGTGGCGCTGGGCTACGACGAGAGGGAGGACCCCTCTATCTACGTCAAGTTTAGGGTGGAGGGGAGCAGCGACGAGTATCTAGTCATCTGGACGACGACGCCGTGGACCATAGTCGACAACGAGGCCGTGGCTGTGCACCCCGATTACGTCTACGCCAAGGTGGAGGTAGAGGGGGGTGAGAGGTGGTGGCTCGCCGAGGCTCTTGTGCCCGCTCTAATGGCTAAATTCGGGGTTAGGAGCTGGCGGGTGGTGGAGAGGAGGAGGGGCTCTGAGCTGGTGGGGACTGCGTACGTGCACCCCCTTGCCGAGGAGGTGCCTGAGAGGGCTGGGAGGAGCCACCGGGTGGTCGCTGCGGATTTCGTGACGCTGGATCAGGGCACTGGGCTTGTCCACATCGCCCCCGGCCACGGCCCCGAGGATTTCGAACTGGCTAAGAAGTACGGCCTGCCGGTTACCAACAGCGTGGAGATAAACGGCGTGTACAACGAGCTGGGGGGCAAGTATGCGGGGAGGCATGTCTACGACGTGGATAAAGAGGTAGTCAAGGACCTCCGGGCTAAGGGGTTGCTGGTGCATGAGGAGAGAGTGAGGCACGAGTACCCCCACTGCTGGCGTTGCGGCTCTAAGCTAATACTGAGGGCGGACAGGCAGTGGTTCATCGCCATCTCCCGCATCCGCGAGAGGATGTATTCAGAGTTGCAGAGAGTTAACGTGGTTCCGACGAAGCTGAGGGACAGGTTCGACGTGTTTGTCCAAAACGCCAGAGACTGGAATATTTCGAGAAGCAGGGTGTGGGGCACGCCGCTCCCCGTCTGGAGGTGTAGAAAAGATGGGCGTATACTGGTCGTAGGCTCCCTGGAGGAGTTGAAGAAGCTGGCCAAGGAGTTGCCCCCGGTGGACGACTTTAGGCTAGTCCACAGGCCTTGGATAGATCAGGTGAAGATCTCCACACCTGACTGCGAGGAGTGGGTGCGCGAGCCGTATGTGATGGACGTCTGGCTAGACAGCGGGATCGCGTGGATAGCCGCTGTTGATGGGGAGAGGAATAGGGAGCTCTGGCAGAGGCTCTACCCCTACGACTTTGTGACGGAGGGCATCGACCAGACGAGGGGGTGGTTCTACTCCCTCCTGGCCACGTCGGTGCTCTACACCGGCAAGGCGCCGTACAAAACTGTACTTATCCAGGGACTTATCCTAGACAAACACGGCCAGAAGATGTCTAAGAGCAGGGGCAACGTCATCTGGGCGAGGGATCTATTTGAGAAATACGGCGCGGATCCCGTGAGGCTGTACATACTCTCCAAAGCCGCGCCCTGGGAAGACCTCTCCTTCGACCCCGACGAGGTTAAGCACGTAGTCAGCGACTTAAACATCTTGTGGAACGTGGTGAGGTTCGCCGACACCTACATGTCCCTCGACGGCTTCACCGCAGATAAGTATCCACTAAGCCAGTGGATAGACAAGGCCCTCGACGAGGATAGGTGGCTCCTCTCAGAGCTAAACACGCTGGTGGCAGACTTCTCAGACTACGTGAAGAACATAGAGCTACACAAGGCGGCTAACGCCTTGAGGGAGTTCATTGTCGAAACCCTCAGCCACCGCTACGTGAGGCTCCTCAGGAGGCGCGTCTGGAGCGAGGAGCAGACCCCCGACAAATACGCCGCGTACGCCGTTCTGCACCACGTGTTGAAAAATGTGCTAATCCTCGCCTCGATAATGGTGCCCTTCGTCGCCGAGTATCTGTGGCAGGCCTACGTGAGGAAGTACGACAAGGAGGCCCCCGAGTCTGTCCACCTATCCCAGTACCCGTCCCCAGGCCCCGTCGAGAGGGAGCTTGTGGAGGCCTTCCGCGAGCTCTTCACAGCCTTCTCGGCGCTCGCCGAGGCGAGAAACAGGGCCGGCATAAAGCTCAGGTGGCCGGTAAGGGAGGCGTATATAAACGGCGGCAGGTACACAGAGCGCTACGCCGAGCTGTTGAAATATCTCGGAAACGTGAAGGAGGTGAAGACGGGGCCCTGCCCCCAGGACTATGTAAAAGCCGCCGAGGGGGGAGTAGAGGCGTGCATCCCCGGCAAGCTGGAGCCCGACCTCTACTACGAGGCGCTGGCAAGAGAACTCATAAGACGCATACAGGTAATGAGAAAGGAAGCCGGGCTAGATATTGGAGACACGATCAGTGTCGTGGTGGACACCAGCTCAGCCGACGTCAAAGAAGCCGTAAGCCGCTACAGAGACTACATCGCCCGCGAGACAAGGGCCGTAGAGGTGGCAATCGGCGAGGCTAAAAACGGGCGCAGGTGGGACATCTCCGGAGAAGAGGTCAGCATAGAGGTGCAAAAGGCTTGA
- a CDS encoding serine/threonine protein kinase — MFIKFLLRSYVPDSAAVLLLHTLGGGVRHVASVLLQIEELQLEVLEGGSVMLNGFYVVGKGTNSVVYRCRPRLGGFDLACKIRRGDSTRPSLAQEGQLLHIANSVGVGPRLYTYSRDVIAYRYIDGVPLEKWWDSAGSKQRRYLVEDLLTQAFRLDAAGVSHNELSRLERHVIVEGGRPVIIDFESATLGGGRNVTQVASGLMRLGLKPPVDALRRYKSCMCRDALDEVLRGFLSQL, encoded by the coding sequence GTGTTTATAAAATTCTTGCTACGGAGTTATGTGCCGGACAGCGCGGCGGTTCTGCTCCTCCACACTCTGGGAGGCGGGGTTAGGCACGTGGCTTCTGTGCTTCTCCAGATAGAGGAGCTACAGCTAGAGGTTCTAGAGGGGGGCTCGGTGATGCTTAACGGCTTTTACGTAGTGGGTAAGGGCACCAACAGCGTTGTGTATAGGTGTAGGCCTAGGCTTGGGGGCTTTGACTTGGCGTGTAAGATCAGGCGCGGCGACTCTACGAGGCCCTCGCTGGCTCAAGAGGGGCAACTTCTCCACATTGCCAACTCCGTGGGCGTGGGGCCCAGGCTCTATACATACAGCAGAGACGTAATTGCCTACCGATATATAGACGGGGTGCCGCTGGAAAAGTGGTGGGACAGCGCGGGGAGTAAGCAGAGGAGGTATCTCGTCGAGGATTTGCTGACTCAAGCCTTTAGACTCGACGCCGCCGGCGTTTCTCACAACGAGTTGTCTAGACTGGAGAGGCACGTGATCGTCGAGGGTGGGCGGCCTGTCATTATCGATTTCGAATCGGCGACTCTCGGCGGCGGCAGAAATGTCACCCAGGTGGCAAGCGGCTTGATGCGCCTAGGCTTGAAGCCGCCTGTAGATGCCTTGAGGAGGTACAAGTCTTGTATGTGCCGCGACGCCCTCGACGAGGTCTTAAGAGGTTTTCTTAGCCAGCTCTAG
- a CDS encoding phospholipid carrier-dependent glycosyltransferase — MKYVYIGLVLVIAVFAYLAYTVAQLPGSDGLPGGPGYISDEVWYVTSARNLLHDFFKTPANSPYFTTTANCLTNESRIVKEYTKIDAVTVEGGVACYLRRGFPYPDKEGILSYYNLEHPPLAKYVIAAVEAVRDEPLFWRLPSIALGSLTLVLVFLAARRVAGELYALIAAALMLFDNTFRAMAGIAMLDVYLGFFTALLAYLYLSGRLLGTGAALGLAASVKYSGAFPIFGLAYLLARRGVRSFAAGLLMAVSVFLIVNMPIAGGLGLERWVREILGALSWHTTSRPPGPTASSPLDWLIMQNSFALYINPDIYASGTPAYLIALIYGLYRRDDVSILYLSTYGGYWLVYLAGNHTLYSFYTAHFTPLAHIVLARLFADLSKKT, encoded by the coding sequence GTGAAGTACGTCTATATCGGCCTCGTCTTGGTGATCGCAGTCTTTGCGTACCTGGCCTACACGGTGGCGCAGTTGCCTGGCTCCGACGGGTTGCCGGGTGGGCCGGGGTACATCTCGGACGAGGTTTGGTATGTGACCTCGGCGAGAAATCTCTTACATGACTTTTTCAAAACACCTGCTAATTCGCCATATTTCACAACAACTGCAAACTGCCTCACTAATGAGAGCAGGATCGTTAAGGAGTATACGAAGATAGATGCGGTTACTGTCGAGGGTGGGGTTGCGTGTTATTTGAGGAGGGGGTTTCCCTACCCCGACAAGGAGGGTATCCTCAGCTACTACAACCTGGAGCACCCGCCCCTAGCCAAGTACGTGATCGCCGCCGTTGAGGCTGTGAGGGATGAGCCTCTGTTTTGGAGGTTGCCGTCTATCGCCCTGGGTTCTCTGACCTTGGTGTTGGTGTTTCTAGCGGCTAGGCGGGTGGCCGGCGAGCTGTACGCGTTGATAGCCGCCGCGCTTATGCTTTTTGACAACACCTTTAGGGCGATGGCTGGCATCGCCATGCTGGACGTGTACCTCGGCTTCTTCACCGCGTTGCTGGCCTATCTCTACCTCTCCGGCAGGCTCCTGGGCACGGGGGCCGCCCTTGGGCTAGCCGCCTCTGTCAAGTACTCGGGCGCCTTCCCCATCTTTGGGCTGGCCTACCTCCTGGCGAGGCGCGGCGTTAGGAGCTTCGCGGCGGGGCTTTTAATGGCCGTCTCCGTCTTCCTCATTGTCAACATGCCGATAGCGGGTGGGCTGGGGCTGGAGAGGTGGGTCAGGGAGATCCTCGGCGCCTTGTCTTGGCACACCACATCTAGGCCTCCTGGCCCGACGGCGTCTAGTCCGCTGGACTGGCTGATTATGCAGAACAGCTTCGCCCTCTACATAAACCCCGATATCTACGCCAGCGGCACGCCGGCTTACCTAATAGCGCTGATCTACGGCTTGTATAGGAGGGACGACGTGTCTATCCTCTACCTCTCCACCTACGGCGGCTACTGGCTTGTGTACCTCGCGGGGAACCACACCCTCTACAGCTTCTACACGGCGCATTTCACCCCCCTGGCCCATATAGTGCTGGCGAGGCTCTTCGCAGACTTGTCTAAAAAGACTTAG
- a CDS encoding RNA-binding protein: MRRIRLSNREIKELRESHKFAAPIMSNVDTVEIVPLTEKESIILVDGEPLLSKVSVKDLGEFIIPSLYLIHKSPKGALLPPLPKAVVDAGAVKRIIDGADVMRPGIKKLEGEFNKGDTVFVVDEKGRAIAIAVALHSSGEIQQMEKGKVLLNVHYLGDRIWRASLELAKKTS; encoded by the coding sequence GTGAGGAGGATAAGGTTGAGCAACAGGGAGATAAAGGAGCTACGCGAGTCCCACAAATTCGCGGCGCCGATAATGAGTAATGTAGATACTGTTGAAATAGTCCCGTTGACTGAGAAAGAATCCATAATACTTGTAGACGGCGAGCCCCTCCTCTCTAAGGTATCCGTTAAAGACCTGGGCGAGTTCATAATACCCTCGTTATATCTAATTCACAAATCACCAAAGGGGGCGTTGCTACCGCCCCTCCCCAAGGCTGTGGTAGACGCAGGGGCCGTGAAGAGGATTATAGACGGCGCAGATGTAATGCGGCCTGGGATAAAAAAACTAGAGGGAGAGTTTAACAAGGGGGATACAGTCTTTGTTGTTGACGAGAAGGGCCGCGCTATTGCGATAGCCGTCGCCCTCCACTCCAGCGGAGAGATCCAGCAGATGGAGAAGGGGAAGGTACTGCTGAATGTACACTACCTGGGAGACCGCATTTGGCGGGCCTCGCTAGAGCTGGCTAAGAAAACCTCTTAA
- a CDS encoding tRNA (guanine(26)-N(2))-dimethyltransferase has protein sequence MRHLALRREGAVEFYTPDPEKYGGIYSAPVFYNPAMEKNRTLSVLILKAYGKTGLTVCEPLSGTGIRGIRYAVESGAVGRLVLNDISKEATELIKKNLEINGVDAEVYNEDANVLLHRLRDTCDMVDIDPFGSPAPFMQAAFRALREEGLICATATDTAVLVGRYPRKCLRRYGSVAFRTPFYIEVGLRNLIGFVARVAASEDYKIEPLMSYWEGHYFRFCAYAVRGARDADDNFRNIGYLEYRGGLRRVTTRPGASYLGPLWIGPMGEPLIIYKMAEFGPHQDFLKLLAVEYSVAAPWYYRMPEFAVGGRSVTLKEALKILREAGIYSTATHMSPDGFKTDSGYGEVARVLKTYNYAT, from the coding sequence GTGAGGCACCTAGCTTTGAGGAGGGAGGGCGCCGTGGAGTTCTACACTCCAGATCCCGAGAAGTACGGCGGCATATACTCGGCGCCGGTTTTTTACAACCCAGCTATGGAGAAGAACAGGACTCTCTCCGTGTTGATACTAAAGGCGTACGGCAAGACCGGCCTCACCGTATGTGAGCCGCTCAGTGGGACGGGGATCAGGGGGATTAGATACGCCGTGGAGAGCGGAGCCGTCGGCAGACTGGTGCTTAACGACATATCCAAAGAAGCGACTGAGCTCATTAAGAAGAACCTAGAGATAAACGGTGTCGACGCCGAGGTATATAATGAAGATGCCAACGTCTTGTTGCATAGGCTGAGGGATACCTGCGACATGGTGGATATAGATCCCTTCGGCTCCCCCGCTCCGTTTATGCAGGCGGCCTTCAGAGCCTTGAGGGAGGAGGGACTTATCTGCGCCACAGCCACCGACACGGCGGTCTTGGTTGGGCGCTATCCGCGAAAATGCCTAAGGAGGTACGGCTCTGTGGCGTTTAGGACCCCCTTCTATATAGAGGTGGGTCTTAGAAACTTAATCGGGTTCGTGGCTAGGGTCGCCGCGTCGGAGGACTACAAAATAGAGCCGCTGATGTCTTACTGGGAGGGCCACTACTTCAGATTCTGCGCATACGCCGTCAGGGGGGCCAGAGACGCCGACGACAACTTCCGCAACATCGGCTACCTCGAGTACAGAGGTGGGCTGAGGAGGGTAACTACGCGGCCCGGCGCGAGCTACCTGGGGCCTCTGTGGATAGGACCCATGGGGGAGCCGCTGATTATATACAAAATGGCGGAGTTCGGACCTCACCAAGATTTCCTGAAACTACTGGCTGTGGAGTACTCCGTGGCCGCCCCTTGGTACTACAGAATGCCTGAATTCGCTGTGGGTGGCAGGAGCGTAACTCTGAAAGAGGCGTTGAAGATCCTCAGGGAAGCAGGTATATACTCAACTGCGACGCACATGTCTCCAGATGGTTTTAAAACCGATTCCGGCTACGGCGAGGTGGCGAGGGTGCTGAAAACATATAACTACGCCACTTAG
- a CDS encoding helix-turn-helix domain-containing protein produces the protein MGSKLIEATVNIVRSRGEQLFIDVSRPYAYTLVAKFDRYKYIMRIAPDADQVSQSSLKDLKLLSMYTDAASICVVSTVKSQVLQRGVVHIKDSVVFMSLATFTDVLEGREPVYKLSRGIITASIDGEKLRERRQKMGMSLGALAHSLGVTRETVYRYERGEIEAPLRVAERLASIFGDDIMKKIEVGEKPRATPEELASRQISPNTYKLVESHPDAIKHDGRTIFITSDRERLRKTIELAQALSAEVDKA, from the coding sequence ATGGGAAGTAAGTTGATAGAAGCCACAGTAAATATAGTTAGGAGTAGGGGGGAGCAACTGTTCATAGACGTCAGTAGGCCCTACGCCTATACATTAGTAGCGAAATTTGACAGGTATAAGTACATAATGAGGATTGCGCCTGACGCGGATCAAGTTTCGCAGAGCTCGCTAAAGGATCTTAAACTCCTCAGTATGTACACCGACGCGGCTAGTATATGTGTGGTGTCTACCGTCAAGTCTCAAGTTTTGCAACGCGGCGTTGTCCACATAAAGGACAGCGTGGTCTTTATGTCTCTGGCAACGTTCACCGACGTGTTAGAGGGCAGAGAACCTGTATATAAGCTAAGCCGCGGCATCATCACAGCCTCGATAGATGGAGAGAAGCTGAGGGAGAGGAGGCAGAAGATGGGTATGAGTCTAGGCGCGCTGGCGCACAGCCTCGGCGTGACGAGAGAGACTGTGTACCGCTACGAGCGCGGCGAGATAGAGGCGCCGCTGAGAGTCGCCGAGAGGCTGGCTTCTATATTCGGCGACGATATTATGAAGAAGATAGAGGTGGGCGAGAAGCCAAGGGCCACACCTGAGGAGCTGGCTAGTAGGCAGATCTCTCCAAATACATATAAGCTCGTCGAGTCACATCCAGACGCCATTAAACACGACGGCAGGACCATATTCATTACCTCAGATCGTGAAAGGCTTAGAAAAACTATTGAGCTGGCGCAGGCGCTTAGCGCAGAGGTGGACAAGGCGTGA
- a CDS encoding AAA family ATPase, translating to MADVVAVAGLPGAGKTTLARLIEKMGYSYYSLGDVVRLDAQRRGYTPDKAAVTLRLEMGRRAVVNILLKNVKPGGKIVIDGVRSLEEVEAIEEHLGPTFLIYVVASRRTRYQRLAARGRSDDPAVYSQFLLRDLRELRFGLADLLARADYIVVNEKPIEELERELRSVL from the coding sequence GTGGCTGATGTAGTAGCTGTAGCTGGACTCCCCGGGGCGGGGAAGACTACACTGGCTAGGTTAATTGAGAAGATGGGGTACAGCTACTACAGCTTGGGCGACGTGGTTAGGCTAGACGCTCAGAGGCGTGGGTACACGCCTGACAAGGCGGCGGTAACTCTGCGCCTAGAAATGGGGAGAAGGGCCGTGGTAAACATACTCCTAAAAAACGTCAAGCCTGGCGGAAAGATTGTAATCGACGGCGTGAGGAGCCTAGAGGAGGTTGAGGCCATCGAGGAGCACCTAGGCCCCACCTTTCTCATATACGTAGTCGCCTCTAGAAGAACGAGGTATCAGAGACTCGCGGCGAGGGGGAGGAGCGACGACCCGGCTGTTTATTCCCAATTCCTCCTAAGAGATCTCAGAGAGTTGAGGTTCGGCCTCGCGGATCTCCTCGCCAGGGCCGACTACATCGTTGTCAACGAGAAGCCTATTGAGGAGCTTGAACGCGAGTTAAGAAGCGTGTTATGA
- a CDS encoding RNA-binding domain-containing protein, translating to MRVEAVVEVRLTEDKNKVLKALENVFTPTYIEERRGDTGVVLVATCDGSGCLEKMRGAIWRQGIQDAARSVISRGIVSEDTVVFSINKQAAYVGVVSFVTEPGESPLGPITFTVRTRDVRQFLDWLAPRTYRGKVYYQAPPPD from the coding sequence ATGAGAGTCGAGGCGGTGGTTGAGGTAAGGCTGACCGAAGACAAGAACAAAGTTTTGAAGGCGCTGGAAAACGTATTCACCCCCACCTATATAGAGGAGAGGAGGGGAGACACCGGAGTAGTTCTAGTCGCTACGTGCGATGGGAGTGGGTGTCTTGAAAAGATGAGGGGGGCCATCTGGCGCCAGGGGATACAAGACGCGGCGAGGAGCGTGATCTCCAGGGGGATAGTCAGCGAGGACACGGTAGTATTTTCAATTAATAAACAGGCGGCGTATGTGGGCGTTGTTAGTTTCGTCACAGAGCCGGGGGAGTCCCCCCTAGGCCCCATAACTTTTACCGTGAGGACGAGAGATGTGCGTCAATTTCTCGACTGGCTGGCGCCGCGGACTTACAGAGGCAAGGTGTACTACCAAGCCCCTCCCCCCGATTAG
- a CDS encoding TRM11 family methyltransferase, producing MEICVVELGQRYPCLAREEAMALAEIGRCEPAEVGARYAVFTCPSCEIFKRASLAKSVNGERIRKEKPQIERSTKTLDYITARLMVNLARVAEGSRIWEPFVGTGAVAHEVERVGGYVVGTDLDLEALFMARRNTSGDVAQANAVLPPLRGGLDAAVGDPPYGRLAKSELEIRALIQEFAEVASRVVKRGGYVVFASPIYVDMPALRSCVMYLHGGLYRVVYIWRVSNRGEGLGSTPCLCKSAAPASREIDAHLSSSR from the coding sequence ATGGAGATCTGTGTGGTGGAGCTGGGGCAGAGATACCCGTGCCTCGCGCGCGAGGAGGCGATGGCGCTGGCGGAGATAGGCAGGTGCGAGCCGGCTGAGGTAGGCGCGCGCTACGCGGTATTTACCTGTCCTAGTTGTGAAATTTTCAAGAGGGCTTCCTTGGCTAAGTCAGTAAATGGGGAGAGGATTAGGAAAGAGAAGCCGCAGATCGAGAGGTCTACCAAGACGCTGGACTACATAACAGCCAGGCTCATGGTTAACCTGGCCCGGGTGGCAGAGGGGAGTAGGATCTGGGAGCCGTTCGTGGGCACGGGCGCCGTGGCGCACGAGGTCGAGAGGGTGGGGGGCTACGTGGTTGGGACGGACCTGGACTTGGAGGCCCTGTTCATGGCTAGGCGTAATACGTCTGGCGACGTGGCGCAGGCCAACGCGGTTCTCCCCCCGCTTAGGGGGGGTCTTGACGCCGCTGTGGGCGATCCGCCCTACGGCCGGCTGGCGAAGTCAGAGTTGGAGATAAGAGCTCTTATACAGGAGTTCGCCGAGGTGGCCTCTAGAGTTGTAAAGAGGGGAGGTTACGTGGTCTTCGCCTCTCCCATATATGTGGACATGCCTGCTCTGAGGAGCTGTGTTATGTATCTCCACGGCGGCCTCTACCGGGTGGTGTATATATGGAGAGTTTCTAATCGGGGGGAGGGGCTTGGTAGTACACCTTGCCTCTGTAAGTCCGCGGCGCCAGCCAGTCGAGAAATTGACGCACATCTCTCGTCCTCACGGTAA
- a CDS encoding Sjogren's syndrome/scleroderma autoantigen 1 family protein, producing the protein MEKDVVKKIAQLVRAGATLTSYTCPVCGTVLVRLKTGELYCANCERTVVLVKTEEEAQQAVEVVQLREVRRIVFDKILQLGREIEKLSAPEMIEHLRSMSLLLDIYERLSRIHTEASKQQAKSF; encoded by the coding sequence GTGGAGAAAGACGTCGTCAAGAAAATAGCCCAGTTGGTGAGGGCGGGGGCTACCCTCACATCCTACACATGCCCAGTCTGCGGCACTGTATTAGTCAGACTCAAAACCGGGGAGCTCTACTGCGCAAACTGCGAACGCACCGTTGTACTCGTAAAGACCGAGGAAGAGGCACAACAAGCCGTGGAGGTTGTCCAGCTGAGAGAGGTGAGGAGAATTGTATTCGACAAGATACTCCAGCTGGGGAGAGAGATCGAGAAGCTGTCTGCCCCGGAGATGATCGAGCATCTAAGGTCGATGAGCCTGCTCCTGGACATATACGAGAGGCTGAGCCGCATCCACACCGAGGCCTCGAAGCAACAGGCTAAGTCTTTTTAG